A DNA window from Pongo abelii isolate AG06213 chromosome 2, NHGRI_mPonAbe1-v2.0_pri, whole genome shotgun sequence contains the following coding sequences:
- the LOC134761118 gene encoding uncharacterized protein LOC134761118 isoform X2, giving the protein MASSSCSLSRPLASPEPGFCLVTLSGPQFSISRGERSIQMPHPPARPSLLLLTRCHILLSGPASFSSPDATSSCPARPPSPHRIPHPPARPGLLLLTRCHILLSGPASFSLSRCHILLPGPASFSSPAQHLLLGGLDPRHSRKRGCPCTDVEASPPSWDSDPALSQREHEVGDPASRSPDLPPVSFGGASLGKA; this is encoded by the exons GTTTTGTTTGGTGACGCTTTCAGGACCACAGTTTTCCATCTCTAGAGGAGAAAGAAGCATCCAG ATGCCACATCCTCCTGCCCGGCCCAGCCTCCTTCTCCTCACCAGATGCCACATCCTCCTGTCCGGCCCGGCCTCCTTCTCCTCACCAGATGCCACATCCTCCTGCCCGGCCCGGCCTCCTTCTCCTCACCGGATACCACATCCTCCTGCCCGGCCCGGCCTCCTTCTCCTCACCAGGTGCCACATCCTCCTGTCCGGCCCAGCCTCCTTCTCCTTAAGCAGGTGCCACATCCTCCTGCCCGGCCCGGCCTCCTTCTCCTCACCAG ctcagcatttgcttctgggaGGACTCGACCCTAGACACTCACGTAAAAGAGGATGCCCATGTACAGATGTGGAAGCCAGCCCTCCGAGCTGGGATTCAGACCCAG CCTTAAGTCAGCGAGAACATGAAGTCGGTGACCCAGCATCCAGGTCCCCGGATTTGCCACCTGTGTCCTTTGGTGGGGCTTCCCTTGGTAAAGCTTGA